A portion of the Hoylesella buccalis ATCC 35310 genome contains these proteins:
- the msrB gene encoding peptide-methionine (R)-S-oxide reductase MsrB translates to MKIINCQILCLLWAFLLMGCHGRAQVAAEKELDMNEQAELYLAGGCFWGTEHFLKQINGVLSTEVGYANGRGQNPSYEEVCTDQTGFAEAVHVVYNPQILPISLLLKLYFKTIDPTSLNRQGGDVGTQYRTGIYYTDEHDLPMIQAEMAKLSKEYSKKIQIEVQPLRNFYAAEGYHQDYLDKNPGGYCHVPQALMQYARVANKDTTESSRYVKKTDAELKQQLTPLQYEVTQHAATERPYDNAYNDEFRPGIYVDVTTGEPLFLSTDKFESGCGWPAFSKPIDPHFLEEKQDLSHGMQRTEVRSAKGQAHLGHVFNDGPKDRGGLRYCINSASLRFVPQEEMKAQGYEKYLILLEH, encoded by the coding sequence ATGAAAATAATCAATTGCCAAATACTTTGTTTGTTATGGGCTTTCCTTTTAATGGGTTGTCATGGACGAGCACAAGTAGCTGCAGAAAAAGAATTAGATATGAACGAACAGGCTGAATTATACTTGGCAGGTGGATGCTTTTGGGGTACAGAACACTTTTTGAAGCAAATCAATGGAGTACTCAGTACCGAAGTTGGATATGCAAATGGGCGTGGACAAAATCCTTCTTATGAGGAAGTATGTACAGATCAGACGGGTTTTGCAGAAGCTGTACACGTTGTTTATAATCCTCAAATATTACCTATTTCTCTACTTTTAAAATTGTATTTTAAAACGATCGACCCTACCTCTTTAAATAGACAGGGTGGAGATGTTGGTACACAGTATCGCACTGGTATTTATTATACTGATGAACATGACTTGCCCATGATTCAAGCTGAGATGGCCAAGTTGAGCAAAGAATATTCGAAGAAGATACAAATTGAAGTACAGCCACTTCGGAATTTCTATGCAGCAGAAGGTTATCACCAAGACTACCTGGATAAAAATCCCGGAGGATATTGCCATGTTCCACAGGCATTGATGCAGTATGCGCGTGTAGCCAACAAGGATACAACCGAATCTTCACGTTATGTGAAGAAAACGGATGCTGAACTGAAGCAGCAGTTGACACCTTTACAATACGAGGTTACTCAGCATGCCGCCACCGAGCGTCCTTATGATAATGCATATAATGATGAGTTTAGACCAGGAATTTATGTTGATGTGACCACTGGCGAGCCGCTGTTTTTGAGTACCGATAAGTTTGAGTCTGGCTGTGGATGGCCTGCGTTCAGCAAGCCAATTGACCCACATTTCTTGGAAGAAAAGCAAGACTTGTCTCACGGGATGCAGCGTACCGAGGTGCGAAGTGCTAAAGGTCAAGCCCATTTGGGACATGTTTTTAACGATGGTCCTAAAGACCGAGGTGGCTTGCGATACTGTATTAACAGTGCCTCTTTACGCTTTGTTCCTCAAGAAGAAATGAAAGCGCAAGGATACGAAAAGTACCTTATTTTGCTGGAGCATTGA
- a CDS encoding DUF349 domain-containing protein — protein MDSQESTPKQGNLESEKQVVGTENTVEPANSETSEEEKETNVEPQLTTVEEAEPQEDKAEQEPVSESTEEQTEQPEATKQEEETPKEEETPKIYATKQEVLDRLKEIANSDEYPQKSELDLLKTTFYKLHLAEREAQQKEYLENGGDPERYQVIPDKLEESLKAEMAIIKEKRAKIFQQQEAEKEENLKKKLEIIDKIKAMATSPDEANKSFQAFKSLQQQWKEIKAVPPQNASELWRNYQLYVEQFYDLLNLNREAREYDFKKNLELKTKLCETAENLANEEDVISAFHQLQELHQQYREIGPVAKELREEIWARFKAASTVINKRHQQHFETLRQEEEENLTQKTALCEKVEDIVAQEYKTAGEWEKHTKEIIAIQAEWKTIGFAPQKMNVKIFERFRSACDQFFQNKAEFFKQMKQRFAENAEKKKELVEKAQALADSTDWKSTSDKLIALQKEWKTIGMVPRKQGDRLWNDFITACNTFFEARNKANASTKNIEYENLDNKRAIIAQLKELAEKPDENTKEKVQELVDEYSKIGHVPYKEKDNVYQEYHDILDKLYKDLHISFARRHLDNFKNNLKNMAKMGEDALDNERGRLMHRYEQLKSEITTYENNLGFLNASSKKGNNLLDEMNRKVEKLKDDCKMIREKIKAIDAENKNAE, from the coding sequence ATGGACTCTCAAGAAAGCACCCCGAAGCAGGGTAATTTAGAAAGCGAGAAACAAGTTGTAGGCACCGAAAACACGGTTGAACCAGCAAACAGTGAAACATCCGAAGAAGAAAAGGAAACGAATGTAGAACCACAACTAACGACCGTGGAAGAGGCTGAGCCGCAAGAGGACAAGGCCGAACAAGAGCCTGTGAGCGAATCTACCGAGGAGCAAACAGAGCAACCTGAGGCGACGAAACAGGAAGAAGAAACGCCAAAAGAGGAAGAAACTCCGAAGATTTACGCAACGAAGCAAGAGGTTCTGGACAGACTGAAGGAGATTGCCAACAGCGATGAATACCCACAGAAGAGCGAACTTGACCTACTCAAGACCACTTTCTACAAGCTGCATCTGGCCGAACGAGAGGCACAGCAGAAGGAATACCTTGAGAATGGTGGTGATCCGGAGCGTTATCAGGTAATACCTGACAAGCTTGAAGAAAGCCTCAAGGCTGAGATGGCCATCATCAAAGAGAAGCGGGCTAAGATATTTCAACAGCAAGAGGCAGAGAAAGAAGAGAATCTGAAAAAGAAACTTGAGATTATTGACAAAATCAAGGCGATGGCCACATCGCCCGACGAAGCCAACAAATCGTTCCAAGCGTTCAAGTCATTACAACAGCAATGGAAAGAGATTAAGGCCGTACCCCCACAGAACGCTAGCGAACTGTGGCGCAACTACCAGCTGTACGTTGAGCAATTTTACGACTTGCTGAACCTCAATCGGGAAGCGCGCGAATATGATTTCAAGAAAAACCTGGAGCTGAAGACGAAGCTGTGTGAAACGGCTGAGAACCTCGCCAACGAAGAAGACGTGATTAGTGCCTTCCACCAATTGCAGGAGTTGCATCAGCAATACCGCGAAATTGGCCCGGTGGCCAAAGAACTACGCGAAGAGATTTGGGCACGTTTCAAGGCTGCCTCTACCGTCATCAACAAGCGTCACCAGCAACATTTCGAGACATTGCGCCAGGAGGAAGAAGAAAACCTGACGCAAAAAACAGCCCTTTGCGAGAAGGTGGAGGACATCGTTGCACAGGAATACAAGACGGCTGGCGAATGGGAAAAGCATACGAAGGAGATTATCGCCATTCAGGCAGAATGGAAGACGATTGGGTTTGCCCCGCAAAAAATGAACGTCAAAATATTCGAACGTTTCCGCTCAGCCTGCGATCAGTTCTTCCAAAACAAGGCAGAGTTCTTCAAGCAGATGAAACAACGCTTCGCTGAGAACGCCGAAAAGAAGAAAGAACTTGTGGAGAAAGCACAGGCTTTGGCCGACAGCACGGATTGGAAGTCGACGAGCGACAAACTCATTGCCTTGCAGAAAGAATGGAAAACCATTGGTATGGTACCCAGAAAACAAGGCGACCGTCTGTGGAACGACTTTATCACAGCTTGCAACACGTTCTTCGAGGCGCGCAACAAAGCCAATGCAAGCACGAAAAATATCGAGTACGAGAACCTGGACAACAAACGAGCCATCATCGCCCAGCTAAAAGAGTTAGCTGAAAAACCTGATGAAAACACCAAGGAAAAGGTACAGGAACTGGTGGACGAATACAGCAAGATTGGACACGTTCCGTACAAAGAAAAAGATAATGTTTATCAGGAATACCACGACATCTTGGACAAGTTGTATAAGGACTTGCACATTTCGTTTGCCCGTAGACACCTTGACAACTTCAAGAACAACTTGAAGAACATGGCCAAGATGGGCGAAGACGCGTTGGACAACGAGCGTGGCCGACTGATGCACCGCTATGAACAACTGAAGTCGGAGATAACGACTTATGAAAACAACCTTGGCTTCCTCAACGCATCGAGCAAAAAAGGCAACAACCTGCTGGACGAAATGAATCGGAAAGTGGAGAAACTAAAGGATGACTGTAAGATGATTCGTGAGAAAATCAAGGCCATCGATGCTGAAAATAAGAATGCTGAATAA
- a CDS encoding nitroreductase family protein, giving the protein MSLQDILNHRRAIRHFDPAKPLDTARVRHCLELAALAPTSSNMQLWECYHVTQPKVLKKLTHALLDQQTAETAQQMVVFVTRRDKHRAHAKAVKAFEIDNVMQNSPKEKQAKRIKKWQVYYDFVMPLFYTRFFWLLGLFRKLLAQTIGLFRPIVKQVTEGDTRITVHKSCALVVQTFMLAMSEEGYDTCPVEGFDSWLVKKALGLPYHTEINMVITCGVRLPDGVRSERYRLPFDQVYHQV; this is encoded by the coding sequence ATGAGTTTACAAGATATTTTGAATCACCGACGTGCCATTCGTCATTTCGACCCTGCCAAACCACTTGACACCGCGCGCGTACGTCATTGCCTGGAGTTGGCTGCTTTGGCACCAACCAGTTCGAACATGCAACTTTGGGAGTGTTATCATGTCACTCAACCGAAGGTTCTCAAAAAACTGACCCATGCTCTTTTAGATCAGCAGACGGCAGAAACCGCACAGCAAATGGTGGTGTTTGTCACGCGTAGGGACAAGCATCGGGCGCATGCCAAGGCTGTGAAAGCGTTCGAAATCGATAATGTCATGCAAAACAGTCCGAAGGAGAAACAAGCCAAACGCATCAAAAAATGGCAGGTGTATTACGATTTCGTGATGCCACTGTTTTATACTCGCTTCTTTTGGCTGCTGGGCTTGTTTCGCAAATTGCTGGCGCAAACCATTGGATTGTTCCGTCCTATCGTGAAACAGGTGACCGAAGGCGATACGCGCATCACGGTTCATAAGAGTTGTGCCCTTGTCGTTCAGACGTTCATGTTGGCCATGAGCGAGGAAGGGTATGACACATGTCCCGTCGAGGGCTTTGACAGTTGGCTGGTCAAGAAGGCTTTAGGACTTCCTTACCACACGGAAATTAACATGGTTATCACGTGTGGCGTGCGTCTGCCTGACGGTGTTCGCTCCGAACGCTACCGCCTTCCTTTCGACCAAGTGTACCATCAAGTGTGA